One part of the Candida albicans SC5314 chromosome R, complete sequence genome encodes these proteins:
- a CDS encoding uncharacterized protein (Ortholog(s) have role in mitotic sister chromatid segregation and cytosol, nucleus localization) translates to MSEKIVQSSNDEAATLTAVDYIQNQEELEKEARELMPYDPNECTYEMGELRQPLFACLTCSAENENQPIGVCYSCSIQCHSQHELVELFTKRSFVCDCGTTRMKNTKDGACKLRRHGKKESSGRKLSNSSATHSTYLELAAEDIPSSSNTYNQNYHGRFCGCKQVYNPLEETGHMIQCYFGFTCGEDWYHDRCVMGITFADEKANQKHGNSQEESVPDGTNIKTDISKAQSESADIDSIEKLQYFPKLETFDEFICWRCVTSFKDVFEDLDKHFPGVILSKLPRFSNTSTVEDWYAKREKLLEPCFKKIKIEESSGKLGEFHNQEYSLFLSNDFRFKLIDNYESLDHESKLYKFLLNNSFLFKDDPIFKPPEDDSEEDCYSSSNAGTGRALETLPRDKAIESIQAYDKIKSKLKDFFKPFAEQGKVVTEEEVRNFFGHIDDKNNDSGQ, encoded by the coding sequence ATGAGTGAGAAAATTGTTCAATCTTCCAATGACGAAGCAGCTACACTAACTGCTGTTGattatattcaaaatcaagaGGAATTGGAGAAAGAGGCGAGAGAATTAATGCCTTACGATCCAAATGAATGCACCTACGAAATGGGAGAATTACGTCAGCCATTATTTGCTTGTTTGACATGTTCAGCTGAGAATGAAAATCAACCAATAGGAGTATGTTACTCGTGCTCTATACAGTGTCATCTGCAGCATGAGTTGGTTGAATTGTTTACTAAAAGGTCATTTGTATGTGATTGTGGAACTACAAGAATGAAGAACACAAAGGACGGTGCTTGCAAATTACGAAGACACGGGAAAAAGGAGTCAAGTGGTCGGAaactttcaaattcttctgCCACACATTCAACATATTTGGAACTAGCCGCTGAAGACATTCCCAGTAGTTCTAATACTTACAATCAGAATTATCATGGGAGGTTTTGTGGCTGTAAACAAGTTTATAACCCTTTAGAAGAAACGGGTCATATGATTCAATGTTACTTTGGATTTACCTGTGGCGAAGATTGGTATCATGATAGATGCGTAATGGGTATTACATTCGCAGATGAGAAAGCAAATCAGAAACACGGGAACTCACAAGAAGAATCTGTGCCAGATGGTACAAACATCAAGACAGACATTTCAAAAGCACAACTGGAATCAGCTGATATTGATCTGATTGAGAAACTTCAGTATTTTCCAAAACTAGAGACTTTCGATGAGTTTATATGTTGGCGGTGTGTTACCCTGTTTAAAGATGTATTCGAAGACTTGGACAAACATTTTCCTGGAGTGATATTGTCAAAATTGCCACGATTTTCAAACACTAGCACGGTTGAGGACTGGTATGCTAAGAGGGAAAAACTACTTGAACCAtgctttaaaaaaattaaaatagaAGAAAGTTCTGGTAAATTGGGAGAATTTCATAATCAAGAATACTCATTGTTTTTGAGTAACGATTTCCGATTTAAATTGATAGATAACTACGAGAGTCTTGATCACGAGTCGAAATTGTACAAATTCTTGCTTAATAATTCGTTTCTTTTCAAAGATGATCCTATATTCAAGCCACCTGAAGATGATTCGGAAGAAGATTGTTACTCATCGTCAAACGCTGGCACTGGACGTGCTTTGGAGACATTACCTCGTGACAAAGCAATTGAAAGTATCCAGGCATACGATAAGATCAAatctaaattgaaagatttttttaaacCATTTGCCGAACAAGGTAAGGTTGTTACTGAAGAGGAGGTAAGAAACTTTTTTGGTCACATTGATGATAAAAACAACGACTCGGGACAATAA
- a CDS encoding uncharacterized protein (Ortholog(s) have RNA polymerase I upstream control element sequence-specific DNA binding, transcription factor activity, RNA polymerase I upstream control element sequence-specific binding activity), translating to MNISEVDRTLLNSTNVYNASNGEYHVNQNLNRTYIHNSKHHKLIETPQGLKVVIDKKANDLDKVFYARGKVVPPDELLDMMKLDSIKIPMKLREEFKEDTKLPDSDLLKVIHYFVSKKLGEQTSKGDTNKMVQSMDETALIAMGLLIESWCEELITDETARHFLTTHKDDPTILLSDEESDSKVNNEDVQYEHEE from the coding sequence ATGAACATTTCCGAAGTTGACAGAACATTGTTgaattcaacaaatgtGTATAATGCAAGTAATGGAGAGTATCATGttaatcaaaatttgaacAGAACCTATATTCATAATTCAAAGCATCACAAGCTAATAGAAACTCCTCAAGGATTGAAAGTGGTTATTGATAAGAAGGCAAATGATTTGGATAAAGTTTTTTATGCTAGAGGAAAAGTTGTACCGCCTGATGAATTATTGGATATGATGAAGCTTGATAGTATAAAAATACCCATGAAACTAAGGGAAGAGTTTAAAGAGGACACTAAATTGCCAGACTCAGATTTGTTGAAAGTGATCCATTACTTTGTTAGTAAGAAGTTGGGAGAGCAGACGAGTAAAGGCGATACAAACAAAATGGTGCAGTCTATGGATGAGACTGCTCTAATTGCAATGGGGTTATTAATAGAGTCATGGTGCGAGGAGTTGATCACTGATGAGACAGCAAGACATTTTCTCACAACACACAAGGATGACCCAACTATTTTACTCTCTGATGAAGAAAGTGACTCTAAGGTGAATAATGAGGATGTACAATATGAACACGAAGAataa
- the PIM1 gene encoding ATP-dependent Lon protease (ATP-dependent Lon protease; role in degradation of misfolded proteins in mitochondria, biogenesis and maintenance of mitochondria; rat catheter biofilm induced) has product MIKASKCNKPRALFLVRVSIPRTFIRNATSAVPTTIKLNDLASLPPITKSLPTNLPFLMPDTLQSLLRFDSEKEKQPSTDKSNDKDKPSRKEKGKDKEKENEEKKDINMDEKYEINEETDTKPTIDPNNPVSSKSNISSSSGGDNNNNNNNNNNNNDSDGKNDDGSPKDKEFLSPSDSGLHPPFLAIAMKDRPFLPGATRHLHVSDPEVIKCVNHMINSNIKSPYFVLFHVRDTNSEDAALDVIKDRDFVHEVGTLCQIIKTTGSEILVYPHYRVKLVDISTPNSRSESIEKEQDNSQTSYLKKFEVSYAVTQQLKDEPYDEQSITINAWTRRIKELYEKLAPKYDQPENKEEIMSNPSMLADFIASKVHAKPEQIQEILESSNVETKLELSLQLLQVEADADEMRQTALKNIRERTEKAYAQSLIKEYTKELLKAAGIGENSKVHKFDERIKHLKMPEEAMKAYKTEKERLGTQSDMEQNVVERYLDWLTQIPFGVYTKDSFNVKKAREILDRDHYGLKDVKDRILEFISVGKISGNVDGKILCLAGPPGTGKTSIAKSIAEALNRKYTRIAVGGVQDVHDVKGHRRTYVASIPGRIVTALTQAKTSNPLMLIDEIDKLDTTSHGGAARAFLEILDPEQNNSFVDNFIEVKVDLSKVLFVCTANYLGSIPGPLRDRMEIIEVNGYTKNDKIEITKRHLIPAAAKKVGLDEGRVVIPDETISRLIDKYCRESGLRHIKSLINRIFSKASRKIVEELEETDVDSHNKDTVEGTLVAKESEKVISDKAKIDTENSPIEYIQSNTEVKAETTTESQQEQEKEKEKDEEIKKLDLPADLKIEVKPETLKDFVGPEIYIKDRLYETLNPGVATGLAYNTSGDGDALYIESILTDSISSDLGNAGLHVTGSLKDVMKESASIAYSFAKQFMVRQFPDNRFFEAAHIHVHCPGGAIPKDGPSAGIAFTSSLVSLALNKSLPNDTAMTGEITLTGKVLAIGGLREKSLGAKRAGYTKIIFPKDCEYQLDEIPDEVKEGLTYIPVEWYSEVFEHLFQGISKEEGNSVWKEEFAKLEDKKKSKKTNTK; this is encoded by the coding sequence ATGATTAAGGCTTCCAAATGTAACAAGCCTCGGGCCTTGTTTTTGGTTAGAGTTTCTATACCTAGAACATTTATAAGAAATGCTACATCTGCTGTACCAACCAcgataaaattaaatgatttagCTTCATTGCCACCAATTACCAAGTCTCTACCAACAAACTTGCCCTTTTTGATGCCTGATACATTACAAAGTTTACTTCGTTTTGATTcagaaaaggaaaaacaaCCTTCAACGGATAAGTCAAATGACAAAGACAAACCTAGCCGAAAAGAGAAAGGtaaagacaaagaaaaggaaaatgaAGAGAAGAAAGATATAAATATGGATGAAAAATATGAGATTAATGAAGAAACGGATACAAAACCAACCATTGATCCAAACAATCCTGTATCTTCTAAGTCTAATATATCGTCcagtagtggtggtgataacaataataataacaacaacaacaacaacaataacgaTTCAGATGGcaaaaatgatgatggttCACCCAAAGATAAAGAGTTCTTGTCACCCCTGGACTCTGGATTGCACCCACCATTTTTGGCTATTGCCATGAAAGACAGACCATTTTTACCAGGTGCGACACGCCATCTCCACGTTTCTGATCCTGAAGTAATAAAATGTGTGAACCATATGATTAACAGTAACATCAAGAGTCcatattttgttttatttcatGTCCGTGACACTAATTCTGAAGATGCTGCTTTAGATGTAATTAAGGATAGGGATTTTGTCCATGAAGTTGGTACATTATgtcaaattatcaaaacaacTGGGAGCGAAATTTTGGTGTATCCTCATTATAGAGTCAAATTAGTAGATATCAGTACTCCAAATTCTAGAAGTGAAAGTATTGAGAAGGAACAAGACAATTCTCAAACGTCTTATTTAAAGAAGTTTGAGGTATCGTATGCTGTAACACAACAGTTAAAGGATGAGCCTTACGACGAGCAAAGCATAACCATCAATGCATGGACTCGAAGAATCAAAGAGTTGTATGAAAAACTTGCCCCAAAGTATGATCAACCtgaaaacaaagaagagATTATGAGCAATCCTTCCATGCTTGCTGATTTTATTGCAAGTAAAGTTCACGCAAAGCCTGAACAgattcaagaaattttggAATCACTGAATGTTGAGACTAAATTGGAGCTTTCTTTACAATTGTTGCAAGTAGAAGCAGACGCCGATGAAATGAGACAAACAGCTCTTAAAAATATAAGAGAGCGTACAGAGAAAGCTTATGCACAGAGTTTAATCAAAGAATATACCAAGGAATTGTTGAAGGCAGCTGGTATTGGTGAGAATTCAAAAGTGCACAAGTTTGATGAAAGAATCAAACATCTCAAAATGCCCGAAGAGGCAATGAAAGCGTACAAAACAGAAAAGGAAAGATTGGGAACACAAAGTGACATGGAGCAAAACGTTGTTGAAAGATATTTGGACTGGTTAACCCAGATTCCATTTGGTGTTTACACTAAAGATTCCTTTAATGTAAAGAAGGCCCGTGAAATTTTGGACAGAGATCATTATGGTTTGAAAGATGTGAAAGACCGTATTTTAGAGTTTATCTCTGTAGGTAAAATTTCCGGGAATGTCGATGGTAAGATTTTGTGTTTGGCAGGCCCTCCTGGTACAGGTAAAACTTCGATTGCCAAATCTATTGCTGAGGCATTAAACAGAAAATACACTAGAATCGCTGTCGGTGGTGTTCAAGACGTACATGATGTTAAAGGTCACAGGAGAACTTATGTTGCATCTATTCCTGGTAGGATTGTGACTGCATTGACTCAAGCTAAAACTTCGAATCCATTGATGTTGAtagatgaaattgataaattagatACTACATCACATGGTGGTGCTGCGAGGGCATTTTTGGAGATTTTAGATCCTGAACAGAATAATTCTTTTGTCgataattttattgaaGTGAAAGTAGATTTATCAaaagttttatttgtttgtaCAGCAAATTACCTTGGCTCCATTCCGGGCCCACTAAGAGATCGTATGGAAATAATTGAAGTTAACGGGTACACAAAGAATGACAAGATTGAAATCACAAAGAGACATTTAATTCCTGCAGCCGCAAAGAAGGTTGGATTGGATGAAGGTCGCGTAGTGATCCCTGATGAAACTATTTCCAGATTAATTGACAAGTACTGTCGTGAAAGTGGTTTGAGACATATCAAGTCTTTGATCAATAGAATTTTCAGTAAAGCTTCCAGAAAAATTGtagaagaattggaagaaaCTGATGTTGATAGTCACAACAAAGATACAGTCGAAGGAACTCTTGTTGCTAAAGAAAGTGAGAAAGTAATATCCGACAAAGCCAAGATTGATACTGAAAACTCACCAATAGAATATATCCAAAGCAATACTGAAGTTAAAGCAGagacaacaacagaaagccaacaagaacaagaaaaagaaaaagaaaaagacgaagaaataaagaaattggatTTGCCAgcagatttgaaaatagaaGTTAAGCCAGAGACATTGAAGGATTTTGTTGGACCAGAAATTTACATAAAGGACAGACTTTACGAAACTTTGAATCCAGGTGTAGCAACTGGGTTGGCCTATAATACATCTGGAGATGGTGATGCATTGTATATTGAATCCATTTTAACAGATTCCATTAGTTCCGACCTTGGAAATGCCGGATTACATGTTACTGGGTCATTAAAGGATGTGATGAAAGAATCTGCATCTATTGCATATTCTTTTGCCAAGCAGTTTATGGTAAGACAGTTCCCTGATAACAGATTCTTTGAAGCAGCTCACATTCATGTTCATTGTCCAGGAGGAGCAATTCCAAAAGATGGACCATCAGCTGGTATTGCCTTTACTTCATCATTGGTTTCTTTGGCTTTGAACAAATCATTACCAAACGATACTGCGATGACTGGTGAAATTACGTTAACTGGTAAGGTGTTGGCTATAGGTGGTTTACGAGAAAAGTCGTTAGGTGCCAAAAGAGCTGGTTATACCAAAATCATTTTTCCTAAAGATTGTGAATACCAGTTGGATGAGATCCCAGACGAAGTAAAGGAAGGACTTACTTATATCCCCGTGGAATGGTACAGCGAAGTTTTTGAACATTTGTTCCAGGGAATCtctaaagaagaaggaaacTCAGTTTGGAAAGAAGAGTTTGCCAAATTAgaagacaagaaaaagagtaaaaaaacaaataccAAATAA
- a CDS encoding uncharacterized protein (Ortholog of C. dubliniensis CD36 : Cd36_29660, C. parapsilosis CDC317 : CPAR2_205200, Candida tenuis NRRL Y-1498 : CANTEDRAFT_96118 and Debaryomyces hansenii CBS767 : DEHA2F21428g) yields MVEYESIARHYRTRNELLQVLQEDKNRTNLIKLSVLQIVTNNHFKYGTDINTPRKTRSGKSRPDTLTEKDNKGKTVNNKTHSEQVHEYEVTINKLKLEHTTTSKLQEAKIQSLKEENAKLKLQIKNNSSNHKTNINTSFSSIFTSSKSRPSILTSRDVKRSSGTTSRIGLKSRSTTENSPVSFALNKPIFEPVSTPVKKSKLTFSKSSKSINEFSPTQAHSETTISTGGARSSSVVPSSPTRPSSLTTSTPSKYMSTFDKSDNSSSPEFSPNRSQNNTRNSVNDVDNSETGGFVSANTNVENSENERSGDPKKNTRKTRKLQLAKSAKIERVRNASSDKKSSGILAHGLDDDELNPLKYYEDSNFKDVGLSPPTKRKHSEPDNTRKLKVRKKKNIFSIE; encoded by the coding sequence ATGGTCGAATATGAAAGCATTGCAAGACATTACAGAACAAGGAATGAGCTACTTCAAGTATTGCAGGAGGACAAGAACCGaacaaatttaattaaattgtCAGTTTTACAAATTGTGACTAACAACCATTTCAAATATGGAACAGACATTAATACACCCAGAAAAACTCGTAGTGGAAAGCTGCGGCCTGACACTCTTACCGAAAAGGACAATAAAGGGAAAACagtaaataataaaacgCACAGTGAACAGGTCCATGAGTATGAAGTCActataaacaaattgaaattagaaCACACAACTACATCAAAATTACAAGAAGCAAAGATTCAATCTCTCAAAGAGGAAAATGCAAAGTTGAAActacaaataaaaaacaacaGTTCAAACCACAAGACTAACATTAACACCTCATTTAGTAGTATTTTTACCTCATCCAAGTCCCGTCCTTCAATATTAACGTCAAGAGATGTTAAGCGAAGCTCTGGTACTACGTCCAGGATTGGACTTAAGTCAAGGTCAACTACCGAAAACTCCCCAGTATCATTTGCATTGAACaaaccaatttttgaaCCTGTTTCGACTCCTGttaaaaaatccaaattaaCTTTCTCCAAATCCTCGAAATCGATAAATGAATTTTCACCTACACAGGCCCATTCAGAAACGACCATTTCTACAGGTGGTGCACGAAGCAGCAGTGTTGTACCGTCCTCACCAACAAGGCCCAGTAGTTTAACAACAAGTACACCTTCTAAGTACATGTCTacttttgataaatcaGATAATTCATCTTCTCCAGAATTCTCACCTAACAGGAGTCAGAACAACACAAGAAATCTGGTGAACGATGTGGATAATTCCGAGACCGGTGGTTTTGTTAGCGCAAACACTAATGTTGAAAACTCTGAGAATGAGAGGTCTGGTGATCCGAAGAAAAATACCAGAAAGACAAGGAAACTACAGTTGGCCAAGTCTGCTAAAATAGAAAGAGTTCGTAATGCTAGTCTGGATAAAAAAAGCAGTGGTATACTTGCTCATGGTttggatgatgatgaattgaatccGTTGAAATATTACGAGGACTCTAATTTCAAAGACGTTGGTTTAAGTCCACCtacaaaaagaaagcaCAGTGAACCTGACAATACAAGAAAACTTAAAgttagaaagaaaaagaacaTATTTAGTATAGAGTAA
- a CDS encoding uncharacterized protein (Protein of unknown function; flow model biofilm induced): MSSPTNRLNIRKRKKVYSNESNSSRQQQQQEFLPLELTNTSLEQKPTQPLEDDKLINYINKMHPRVDVSQPDKVTYITILLTLSEPQRILEQKQKLIDNFKIGDILVTDPVPGSIDQYLTIYGEPTCITKCLMYVIYYLNVIMHINYDLFTFKTANYKFTILLNSQNLKFKHNLKYLDIAQYSESIYSGFIQGDLHSIFNFVLQTIEQGNNVDNGGINNSPIFGLHIDSALCHRTSKDKESINKANSRLLEYLYSSTGKLS, translated from the coding sequence ATGTCATCTCCAACAAATAGATTAAACATAAGGAAACGGAAAAAGGTTTATAGCAATGAATCTAATCTGTCCAgacagcaacagcaacaagaGTTTCTCCCGTTGGAATTGACAAATACTTCATTAGAACAAAAACCTACCCAACCTTTAGaagatgataaattgataaactACATAAATAAAATGCATCCCAGGGTAGATGTTTCACAACCAGATAAAGTCACTTATATAACAATTTTGCTAACTTTATCTGAGCCTCAAAGAATCTTAGAGCAGAAACAGAAACTTAttgacaatttcaaaattggaGATATTCTTGTGACAGACCCAGTTCCTGGTTCTATCGACCAATACCTCACAATTTACGGGGAGCCAACATGTATCACCAAATGTTTAATGTATgtcatttattatttaaacgTGATAATGCATATAAATTATGATTTATTCACATTTAAGACGGCAAACTATAAATTTACAATCTTGTTAAATAGCcagaatttaaaatttaaacATAACTTGAAATACCTTGATATAGCTCAATATAGCGAAAGCATTTACTCAGGGTTTATTCAGGGAGATTTGCACTCtatctttaattttgttcTACAAACAATCGAGCAGGGAAATAATGTCGATAATGGGGGCATTAACAACTCTCCTATATTTGGATTACATATTGATTCTGCTTTATGCCACCGCACCCTGAAAGACAAGGAACTGATAAATAAAGCAAACAGCAGGCTATTAGAGTATTTATATTCGTCTACAGGTAAATTGCTGTAA
- the NHP2 gene encoding snoRNA-binding protein (Putative H/ACA snoRNP protein; macrophage/pseudohyphal-induced) encodes MGSKKESKSKSSSDDVSTEDNYEKRMSAVLPFAKPLASKKLNKKILKTVKKASKAKHVKRGVKEVVKSLRKGEKGLVIIAGDISPADVISHIPVLCEDNSVAYIFIPSKEDLGSAGATKRPTSCVMIVPGGGKSKKNADKTDEYRDGFDDIVKEINASE; translated from the coding sequence ATGGGTagtaaaaaagaaagtaaatccaaatcatcTAGTGATGATGTTTCAACCGAAGATAACTATGAAAAAAGAATGTCAGCAGTTTTACCGTTCGCTAAACCATTAGCATCtaagaaattgaacaagaaaattttgaaaacagTTAAAAAGGCTTCCAAAGCCAAACATGTTAAACGTGGAGTTAAAGAAGTTGTGAAATCATTAAGAAAAGGTGAAAAAGGTTTAGTAATTATTGCTGGTGATATTTCTCCAGCAGATGTTATATCACATATCCCAGTTTTGTGTGAGGACAATTCAGTGGCATACATTTTCATTCCTTCAAAAGAAGATTTGGGTTCTGCTGGTGCTACTAAAAGACCAACTTCTTGTGTGATGATTGTCCCCGGTGGAGGTAAGTCTAAAAAGAACGCAGATAAAACTGACGAGTATAGAGATGGTTTTGATGACATTgttaaagaaatcaatgCTTCTGAATAA